From the genome of Podospora bellae-mahoneyi strain CBS 112042 chromosome 2, whole genome shotgun sequence:
AGATCAGAGACAGGCCATGGCATCGTGGCATGAAAGATTTCGCCAGAGCGAGCACTCACCTGCCGAACGGAATGTCACCCTTTTTtgtatttttattttttgaaCGTTGCTAATTTCAAACTTTTTGCGACCGTGTTTGGGTGAACTTCTCACGCTTCTTTCAGGAGTCAACGGTTCGGTTCTGTTTTACCAGTCCGTTTCATTTCGATATGCCAGTGGGTTCTCCCAAGGAACTAGCCGACGTTCTGGCCCCTTATGAACAACTCCTTGCTACCCCGTAGTACACTCCGTTAAACATACATAACTCACCCTCCAAATATATCCAAGCAAAAGGACTCTTTGTGTGCCGTGTACCGGTATCTCTGCATCTGCAACTCTTGATCTCCTTCTCATGCAGCACAGAACAGAGCGGGTGGCTTACACCAGGACCCCCCACTGGATGCGCCAACACTCCTTATcagacgacaacaacacccacctgCTGTTTCAGCCTCTGTGTCTTGCCGTTACGAATCCACGTTGGCTAAGCTATCCCGACTAAAATCTTCTCGTGATATTCATAGTCGAACCTGCATAAGCACACTGCAACTAGACACTAGCAACCGCAAAAGACCCCGCCGTATTCAGCTGAACAGCGATCTGATCTCTTTCGCCTCATCTCACCAGCCGACCAGCACGCACTTACACTAAGACTGACACTGACAACACCACAGCAGCTGCAGCACAACAAACACACAGGCACAGAATCCATCATCGGATGGACCACATGGCCAGCAACACCGGCCGGGCCCCAAAGCAAGCAACCATATCAATCAACCACGTTCACTGCCCGCCGCTGACAACCACTAATCTCGAGCCTACCCCGCATCTTCCTCATTGCTgatcccttttcttccacaaGCGTGAcaagcaaaaaaacaagCTTCACAACCTGTTGATAGTTACCTGATTAACTGGCCGTGTGTGTGCTTATCCTGTGGCAATAAGCTCTTCCATGTCCCGAATAAATTGCACCGCCCACAGGCTGTCGTACTTTTTACACAAGGTGCATGTGAGGTGTAAGTGATGCCCAATGGCGATCTTCCTTTCATTCGGAAACAACCAAGACATCCAGATAGGAACCTTCAAATCACCAGGTACCAAACTTCTTTGGTACGGAGGTAGCATTATGATGCTATCACTTTTAATGTCACGCCCCTCAGACTATCTTGCTACGAGTGCACATTTTTTACGGACGTTCGGACCTTGTTGTCCGGCCGGCCAGCGTtgaacaccaaccccatatTTTGTCATCCATCACCAGATCCAAAAAGATCTACAGCCCAGGTCCCGAGGCAGACCGCATAAATAGAAAAGTTCGCCTTCCACACAGCCCGATGCTCAGATCGCCACATTTAACTGTTGAGGGCCAGTGGTATTCACTCAGACTGCCAGAACGCACATGATTCAATGCGCCATCAGGTACCGTAGCAACCTGTTGTcgaccccatcaccaagtaAACAAGACATAGCACTTACAGCTGTTGAGCCTTCCTTATGCTGTCTATGGTGTACCATCAGCCAACTCAACAAAGTCCACTTCAGCCCGGCTCAACCATCAAACATAGCTCCAAATAATCACATTTCAAACACATCTTCATTTCATGCCTAGTACAATGATGTTGATACGCTACATAAACAAATACGTTTCAACCCACACCTTAAtggtccccctccccctaccTTCTGGTCTATCGTCCGCGGCGCTGCCATCAAactgtttctttttttcgtTCAAGTTTCCATCACTGCCTACCCATCTTGAGGCTGATTACTTGACGCAAGTCTTGTCCTCCAGTTCACAAACTCATCCGTTAAAATTCTTCCATGACCCCTCTCTTCAACCTTGAACAACTCGACAACCTTTGACTTCGCATCGAATCGAATCCTCCACACTCCTGACTGTTGAGGGTCGGCCTTGATTACTTGTTGGATCCCTATTGACATCACCAGTCAGTTGAAATGtcaccaaaaacaaaaaaacaagagaGAGCCTTAAAAGATAACTAAcggcctttaaagataatTCAAAGGCTTATTAATTTTCTTTCCAGGCCttttactatattatatGAAGGGTAAGTAGATAGGTAGGGAGAGGAGCAGTAAGAAAATAAGGGCGCTCTGTGAAGgttctctcaacaacaaagaTGGACAACTTACAATCCAATATCTCCGACGCAAAATTGACGCACACCCACGGCATCCACGGCCACTGCCCgccatccctctccctcctcaccctctcatCAATCTCCTTCGTCTCGTACTCTTCGCACGAAACCAACATCCCCTTCTTAtccctccaaccaacaacaatctTCGGCACCCCCAGCAAAAACGACTGCGCCCAAAACTTCATCAGTTTCTTGTTGAATTGGAACTTATCCCTTGGGCTCTGGATGACTTTGGACGTCTTCAGCTCAACCCAGTTGATCTTAGCCCCCGGCTCCTTTGGCTTCATATCCCATATagcatccacctcccccccaaaacagaGAACCTTCCCCCCTATCTCTGACCTCACAACAGAGCAATACTGTTCCTTGTTGCTCACCACCTCGTCGCCCCTATTCTCAATCACCTCCCTGGACGTCTCCGCCCATGGCCGCGGTATCGTAGCCAGCGTCTCAAACTTGTAACCCCAAAACGTCATTTCTTCCTGTGATATTGGACCTTTCCACCCTGAATTCTGCTTGGCTTTCTTTTCGGCAGCAAAAACCCAGTTCTCTTCGATGAAGATGCAGTCTTGAAAGAGCGTGGCGTTCATTTCGaagccgtcgtcgtcgtcataCGGATAGGGGGCGATCAGGAATTTGGTCATCATGCCTCGCCACGTGACGAACTTGGCGTCGATGGGCTGGTTGGTTTGCTGCTCGTGGTGGGCGATGGCTGTGAGGAGGCTGTCGAGGTGCTCGTCTTGGCTGTCGTGCTTGTCGAACTTGTCGAAGCcggcggagaggttggcggggagggcgggaggttgaggtgggtaGTACCATTTGATAGAGGAGTCGTCGAGGCGGAGGTTGTGGTTCTTGTCGTAGGAGAAGCAGGTGAAT
Proteins encoded in this window:
- the RAI1 gene encoding decapping endonuclease targeting mRNA (COG:K; EggNog:ENOG503NUVB); this encodes MAQNSNVARFPIDVIRLTAATTQAPVKRPREFTCFSYDKNHNLRLDDSSIKWYYPPQPPALPANLSAGFDKFDKHDSQDEHLDSLLTAIAHHEQQTNQPIDAKFVTWRGMMTKFLIAPYPYDDDDGFEMNATLFQDCIFIEENWVFAAEKKAKQNSGWKGPISQEEMTFWGYKFETLATIPRPWAETSREVIENRGDEVVSNKEQYCSVVRSEIGGKVLCFGGEVDAIWDMKPKEPGAKINWVELKTSKVIQSPRDKFQFNKKLMKFWAQSFLLGVPKIVVGWRDKKGMLVSCEEYETKEIDERVRRERDGGQWPWMPWVCVNFASEILDWIQQVIKADPQQSGVWRIRFDAKSKVVELFKVEERGHGRILTDEFVNWRTRLASSNQPQDG